AACACAATTTTTTCCGGTGTATCTAGTTCATGAATAATAATTTGGTCTTAACCTCATTTGCTCAAGAATCCTATCTACCCAAATGTCCTCTTCAGTGAAATGATTACACAGTACAAAAACAGCGCTGTAAGTGTGCCAGGCAAGCAAAAGAATACAACcatcaaattgaaaagaaagaatTGTTTAACTTAATCATCCCACTTTTTAAGAAATTGGAAAATTGTTTAGATGGTTGGAGGCAGTCTTTGCAAACAGAAATTGAGCACCCAGTTAATAATCTCTATGTATAAGAAATAGAATACAAAATTAACCACAGAGCTAATCGAACTATTCCACAGAGTAAGAATGAGCTGATAGAAGAATCAAAGTATCAGCTCTCTTCTGGCAATGAACTTGTAACCTATATGGTTAAACTATAACCTTCAAAATCTTTCATTAACAATCATTTGGTGAAGTTTACCTAGAAGCTAAACTATACAGTATTGGTTTATGAGACAATTGATGCTCCATGCACAAGCAAGATATTACCAGCTAAATAAAAGACCAAATAATTAAACACGAAAAGAAAAAGTAGTCCATTTGTTTCAGAGACAGACCAGAAATACACATTTAAATGTCCTCACAGTACATtatataatttattattttctttttatctcgTTTGACTCTTGGATTTTATCTAGTTCTTTTAAATGGTACTTATGGTATCTCGTACACATTCCCACAGTTTACTGAGTAAATAATAAGTCAACTTCAATGTGAATTTGTTATGCCAATAACATGATGAATTTTCTCAGCATCTAGATACActggaatatatattttctttaaacAAACATACGATAATCAGCAACCTGGAAGCATGCAACTCCAGCCACATAGATCAAATCATACAGAAATAAACTAAACTAgacaagcaaaagaaaaaaaatcagcaaCCAACCAACTCAAGAAACAATGCCCAACTTCTAATTTCTAATTTAGTAACTAGATGACCCAGAGCCAGTCAAGAAACAATGCCCAACTTCTCAAAATCTATCTATGAATGAATAATCACACAAACAGAATTGATCGAAAAAACATTAACTTTTCCCCAGGAAACATGAAGAACCACCATACTCCTACCCTACCATTTCCCAAGTATTACAGGTTCCTCATTAACCCACATAATAATTAACAAGAGCTTCATTGTCATTATATTCAGTGAACTGAAAAAGgaccaaaaaacaaaagctaTATGAGCCTGATAACATTTGCTTCATGTCTTTACAATATCAACAAACGCAACCATACTTCTAACAACCTTGGTTACAGAGACCATAAGGCTGACCACTAAGAAATGAAAGAAGGCAAGGTAATAATTTTTCAGCCAACTTCGATGCAACACCAATTTACATTGTGcataatagagagagagagagagagagcctaaagaccaacaaacaaaaaaattaaaatcattaTGGCATTGAATCTGGTCATAAGTAAATCACTAAAAACCACCTAAAATGCATGAATAAGATTAGTATACAGTTGTCTCACCCACCAAAATCAACACCACTCTAATTATTATTAAAGCACACATATGTATATCTTAAGGGGAAAATTGAGCTTATATATGACTGCATAAAGCTTCTatatttgaaagaaaaaacGAGAATTAGTAACAGGCAGCGTAGTTAAAGTAGTCAAGGCTAGAAGGAAAATATACTTATGGTGAATGTGCTCTACTGCTTGCTCAGCAATCTGTTCATGGCAAGTGCCAATATCTTGAATAAGTTCATTGACTGCTTCAATGACATCATGCTTCAGCTTCCGGCTTCTAGAACTTTTATCAGCAGCtgtgaaagaaaacaaatatcaaTAAGTCATAAGGTCACAAGgcatttaatttttctttaaaatagtAACTACAGTTCCAGCACCATAGACCATTGGGAGCCCAAAATTCAAGTGACCAATTTCCACAGACAAATAGTAAACATTTATCATCAGAAATATTGACTGAAAAACTCAATATGCTTTAATCAAGTTTCTGATCAGATagggaaaagacaaaaaatctactaaaaagtGAAAACAATCTCCCAAAAATCTAAAGAGTGAAGAGCACACATTTGCTTTTTCCTTCAGAATCACCCCCAGATGAAGAAGTGTGAGGGATAGCTGCTGCATCAGGCATGTCTTCAAGAAGGGTTTGCAAGGAAGGCGGACGCAGTGTGCTTCTTGCAGCTGCTGCAACTACAGCAGCAGATAGAACAGGATAGTTGTCGCGGTcaacatcatcttcatcatcactgACAGTTGACAAGTTCAACCCAGCCATAGCAGCTGTGGTGAGAGAAAGATCCTCCTCCCTGATAATGTGCAAAACCCGCCTCACAATATTACCCACAGCAAGCTCTGCAATCATGTTTACCAAAGATCACCAGGGAAAATAGAATAACtcagcctctaaatatataagataaaaaaaaaattaacaataaataaataaatatagtaCTTCTGAGATGATATTTATGAGTTAGAAAACCCCTGCATGATTGAATTGGCGAGTACACTTAGCAATATAAGTACTTTACTACCATGAAAGTAAAATTCAGGCCTAACATGTTTGAATTACTAAAAGCCAAAGTTAACACAGATTTAAAACTATTCAGAGAATGCTTTATAGAAAGGGAAGAAATTGTGTAGATTATTTTCACTAGGTGGGTATATCTCAAATTGTATTTGCATTTGTGATACATATAATTCAGTGGTAAAGCCATATTCCTAGCTTCCATAATTGTTCAAATGTTTTCTTTCTGGGACTAGGGGGAGAGGGGAGTATGGCTTGAGAGATAGAGCGCTGAAACCAACACTAACGGTAGGACTTCAACTCTTGCTTTCTCTCCCAACACTTTAGTCTACtttcaacaaacaaaaaacGTATAGAGTTTTGTTCAAATATTGGCTTTGCTAGTCCAAAAACCAACTTTTGGATTTCATTCAGGGCACCCACATAAAAGCTATAGAGAAGAATTATCTCCCACAAATTTCCTCCTAGACAATAGAAGATAACATGCATATTTATTTTAACATGAACACAGAGGAACTTAAGATTCTTACTTTTGTCCatgttcaaaacaaaaacaaataaagattcTTACTTTTGGATGATCAAGCACCATTTGTAGACTGCAATTAACTAGCTAGCCCTTTAAGCAGAAAATATGTAGTAAATAacttggtgtgtgtgtgtgtgtgtgtatatgtagTCAACCGAAAcattcatgaaaaaaaaaaacacttcatTTATCATTTCTGATTTTCAAACTATACCAAAGAAAACATCCAAATTGACTGACCCCTATATATATGGTCTAATTTGACAGGCCACTAGAAAACAGTTgctaaagtagtaaaggttgCTAAGTGACATTCCAAACAAAGATATTCAAGCAACATGAATGACCGTCGTTCTGATGACAGAATCTACTAACCAAACCAAATAATACTACAGTGGCATGATTACTGCTACTTATATAACATTTCCATACACCTACCCACAGGATTTGCAGCAATCAGCTGCTCCCCAACAGCCTTTACAGCATCAATCAAGGCTCCGGCTTGATTCGTGTAGGGCACACGCTGCGACGAAATCACCGAGCGAAGTAACTCAGCCGTCTGCTTCGCCGTGGCCTGCGAGCCCTCGATTTTACTGCCAGCACACCACAGAACATCCACAATCAATAATGCGAAACGATTCCTACTTAACCAAAACTACAGTCTCTTAAGCCCTAAACTCAGTACAGCTAAGACTATATATAAATTGTGCTTTAAAACATACCGCTTTTTCAGCTTGATAATGAAATCATTCACAAGAGTATGCACGTCTGGCATGATTATATCACTgaattttcacctgaaaaaaaaaaaaaagttgcggAAACAATCAAAACGGAGCAGAAATGCCACTCTCAACCTAACAGAAACTACACGAATCAAACAAACTCAATCAACTCTATTCCTCATGATGATGAAATTACCTATATTCACTGTTCAAAAAAACTtgacca
This portion of the Rosa chinensis cultivar Old Blush chromosome 1, RchiOBHm-V2, whole genome shotgun sequence genome encodes:
- the LOC112178583 gene encoding translation initiation factor eIF-2B subunit beta codes for the protein MPDVHTLVNDFIIKLKKRKIEGSQATAKQTAELLRSVISSQRVPYTNQAGALIDAVKAVGEQLIAANPVELAVGNIVRRVLHIIREEDLSLTTAAMAGLNLSTVSDDEDDVDRDNYPVLSAAVVAAAARSTLRPPSLQTLLEDMPDAAAIPHTSSSGGDSEGKSKSADKSSRSRKLKHDVIEAVNELIQDIGTCHEQIAEQAVEHIHHNEVILTLGSSKTVLEFLFAAKEKKRSFRVFVAEGAPRYQGHLLAKELVARGLQTTLITDSAIFAMISRVNMVIVGAHAVMANGGVIAPVGLNMVALAAQRHAVPFVVLAGSHKLCPLYPHNPEVLLNELRSPSELLDFGEFSDCMDFRSGTGSPLLHVVNPTFDFVPPKLVSLFITDTGGHNPSYMYRLIADYYSADDLVVQRRPATGS